A window of the Thermodesulforhabdus norvegica genome harbors these coding sequences:
- a CDS encoding CoB--CoM heterodisulfide reductase iron-sulfur subunit A family protein → MGGPVNQSILVVGGGMSGMTAAIEAAEAGYEVYLVEKNPYLGGRVAQLNQYFPKLCPPYCGLEINFRRIKQNPRIHVLTLAEVEGITGHEGNFSATVVVKPRYVNEKCTCCGKCAEATTLEIDNPFNFGMDKIKAAYLPHDLAYPMRYVIDPVLVQSPEAKKVKEACPYDAIDLDMQPQKVELNVGAIIWATGWNPYDAKKLDTYGFGTYKDVITNVMMERMASWNGPTQGKILRPSNGQPPETVAFVQCAGSRDENHLPFCSSICCLASMKQATYVREQIPDAKVYIFYIDIRAKDRYEDFYNRVKNDEKVTFFKGKVAKIEQAEGSDQLVLHVENTMTGALEQISADLVVLATGMEPSTVSQPLPIPVAYDDYQFLPGLVVQPGIYAAGCVRTPTNVAEVVQDGTAAAIKAIQSISRR, encoded by the coding sequence ATGGGTGGTCCGGTTAACCAAAGCATCCTCGTTGTTGGCGGTGGAATGAGCGGTATGACCGCCGCCATTGAAGCCGCCGAGGCAGGATATGAAGTGTATCTGGTAGAAAAAAATCCTTATCTGGGCGGCAGAGTGGCTCAGTTGAATCAGTATTTTCCGAAGCTGTGCCCTCCTTACTGTGGTCTTGAGATAAACTTCAGGCGGATTAAGCAAAATCCCAGGATCCATGTCCTGACCCTTGCAGAAGTGGAAGGCATAACAGGTCATGAGGGCAATTTCTCCGCTACCGTGGTCGTAAAACCCAGATATGTTAACGAGAAGTGTACCTGTTGCGGCAAATGCGCCGAAGCAACCACACTTGAAATAGATAATCCCTTCAACTTCGGGATGGATAAGATCAAGGCTGCCTATCTACCCCACGACCTGGCGTATCCCATGAGATATGTCATTGATCCGGTTCTCGTACAGAGCCCCGAGGCAAAAAAGGTTAAAGAGGCCTGTCCTTATGATGCCATTGACCTGGACATGCAGCCTCAGAAGGTCGAGCTCAACGTAGGAGCCATAATCTGGGCTACCGGATGGAATCCCTACGATGCAAAAAAACTCGATACCTACGGGTTCGGCACTTACAAAGACGTAATAACAAACGTGATGATGGAGCGCATGGCTTCCTGGAACGGACCGACTCAGGGCAAAATCCTTCGCCCCTCCAACGGTCAGCCCCCTGAGACCGTGGCTTTCGTGCAATGTGCCGGATCGAGAGACGAAAATCATTTGCCTTTCTGTTCGAGCATATGCTGTCTCGCCTCCATGAAGCAGGCCACCTATGTGAGAGAGCAAATTCCCGACGCAAAGGTTTACATTTTTTACATAGATATCCGGGCAAAGGATCGTTACGAGGATTTCTACAACAGGGTCAAAAATGACGAAAAGGTTACCTTCTTCAAGGGCAAGGTTGCCAAGATCGAACAGGCTGAAGGATCAGACCAGCTGGTTCTTCATGTTGAAAACACAATGACGGGAGCTCTGGAGCAAATCTCCGCCGATCTGGTCGTGCTGGCAACGGGCATGGAACCCAGCACGGTATCACAGCCCCTTCCCATACCGGTAGCCTACGATGACTACCAGTTCCTGCCCGGGCTTGTGGTCCAGCCCGGCATTTACGCAGCCGGCTGTGTTCGTAC
- the trxA gene encoding thioredoxin, with product MAGNIVEITDKNFESEVLKSDIPVLVDFWAAWCGPCRAIAPVIDEIANEYHGKIKVGKCNVDENPQTPSKFGIRAIPTLIFFKNGNVVDQITGAVGKSQISAVIDRLIA from the coding sequence ATGGCGGGAAATATTGTGGAGATCACCGATAAGAATTTTGAGTCTGAAGTGCTTAAATCCGATATTCCCGTACTTGTCGATTTTTGGGCAGCATGGTGCGGACCCTGTCGAGCTATAGCTCCGGTGATTGATGAGATTGCCAATGAGTATCATGGTAAGATCAAGGTCGGTAAGTGCAACGTGGATGAAAATCCTCAGACGCCCTCCAAATTCGGAATCCGGGCTATTCCCACACTCATCTTCTTTAAAAACGGCAATGTGGTCGATCAGATAACGGGGGCTGTCGGTAAGTCTCAGATTTCCGCCGTGATCGACCGGCTTATTGCCTAG